Proteins from a single region of Arctopsyche grandis isolate Sample6627 chromosome 1, ASM5162203v2, whole genome shotgun sequence:
- the LOC143917429 gene encoding uncharacterized protein LOC143917429, protein MDERQETPIVLQDDIIEIINRISTSENIEDAKLDISEATDKGDNYMGNLYRVKASDKYGKSISVIVKCSPVFKASSETFPIGSLYEREIFTYSEVLPALDALQDDFEIPKKDRFYHAKYYGSSDEAEKKCIFISDLAVEGYKMYIRQTPFDKQHLELVIKTMAHLHATSFVIKKTNPELFEKLTQEISKPFIFEAGDAMIEMGKNKCTRVIEDSEIRKRVEDACNNTVQMYKKFINPERTAPYKVICHGDSWINNFMFKYEEITRTYSPVNLDIQGYINSQQTETIVITMSFVTFQDDKVMDLRFIDWQVTRFASPITDIAYMMFMSTDEQIRSDYYTKSLDLYYEMLNKSLTMMGCELSECYPREVYEDQIKSTMPFGLISSMMLLPLILSEKDDVPDLDVIPGEYNLDTLDDLLSKSCRERINGIAKDFASYGLI, encoded by the exons ATGGATGAACGCCAAGAAACTCCCATAGTCCTGCAAGACGATATAATTGAAATCATCAATAGAATATCTACAAGTGAAAATATCGAAGATGCCAAATTGGACATTTCGGAAGCTACTGATAAAGGTGATAACTATATGGGAAACCTTTACCGTGTGAAAGCAAGCGATAAGTACGGAAAATCTATCAGTGTGATTGTGAAATGTTCCCCCGTATTTAAAGCATCGAGTGAGACTTTTCCTATAGGCTCCCTCTATGAAAGGGAAATCTTTACCTATTCAGAAGTACTTCCGGCACTAGACGCACTTCAGGACGATTTTGAGATACCCAAGAAAGATAGGTTTTATCACGCAAAGTACTATGGAAGTAGCGATGAAGCAGAGAAGAAGTGCATTTTCATCAGTGATTTGGCCGTGGAAGGGTACAAGATGTACATCCGACAGACACCTTTTGATAAACAACACTTGGAGCTTGTGATAAAGACTATGGCCCATTTACATGCCACTTCCTTTGTCATAAAGAAAACCAATCCGGAGTTGTTTGAAAAACTCACCCAGGAGATTTCAAAGCCATTCATTTTCGAAGCTGGCGATGCAATGATAGAAATGGGGAAAAATAAGTGTACAAGGGTGATCGAGGATTCTGAAATCCGGAAAAGAGTTGAAGACGCGTGTAACAATACTGttcaaatgtacaaaaaatttataaatcccGAAAGGACGGCGCCTTATAAAGTCATATGTCACGGTGACAGTTGGATCAACAACtttatgtttaaatatgaaGAAA TTACTCGTACATATAGTCCGGTCAATTTAGACATTCAAGGAtacataaattcacaacaaactgaaa CCATCGTAATAACCATGTCATTTGTTACTTTTCAGGACGACAAAGTTATGGATTTGAGATTCATCGACTGGCAGGTCACTCGCTTTGCTTCACCGATCACAGACATAGCATACATGATGTTCATGAGCACGGACGAACAAATAAGATCTGATTATTACACGAAATCATTAGATTTATACTACGAGATGTTGAACAAAAGCCTTACTATGATGGGTTGCGAGTTAAGCGAATGCTATCCGCGTGAAGTTTACGAGGATCAGATCAAATCGACGATGCCCTTCGGACTGATCTCTTCGATGATGCTGCTTCCTTTAATCCTATCTGAGAAAGATGACGTGCCGGATTTGGATGTTATCCCAGGAGAATATAATTTGGATACGTTGGATGACTTGCTATCCAAGAGTTGCAGGGAACGCATAAATGGAATTGCTAAAGACTTCGCATCTTACGGTTTAATTTAA
- the LOC143917424 gene encoding uncharacterized protein LOC143917424: protein MHKVAEENGADLALISEQYRGNTPPRWFSDADSRAAICAFSPLLHITDVDSGSKSGWTWVEMDKVRIYSCYFSPNSIYTDFVEGLTRLGDSISASPLPTIVAGDFNAKAPEWGSPHTDRRGILLSEMASQLRLHAINTGSSTFVRGNSASVIDVTFKTKNKALEGWAVRKLDAPALEGAIALKRETVFNGISGRGAEEVTQSLNDLFRFACNASMPKLGSGVRRPPSVLVE from the exons ATGCATAAGGTGGCTGAAGAAAATGGGGCTGACTTGGCACTTATTTCTGAGCAGTATCGCGGGAATACCCCACCTCGCTGGTTTTCTGATGCAGATTCTAGAGCGGCCATATGTGCCTTCTCCCCTCTGCTGCATATTACTGATGTAGATAGTGGTAGCAAAAGCGGCTGGACTTGGGTTGAGATGGACAAGGTGAGGATATATTCTTGCTATTTTTCCCCGAATTCAATATACACCGACTTCGTAGAAGGTCTCACCCGACTGGGAGATAGCATCAGCGCTTCTCCTCTACCTACGATTgtcgctggtgactttaatgcaaaAGCTCCTGAATGGGGGTCTCCACACACGGATAGAAGAGGTATATTGCTTTCAGAGATGGCTTCACAGCTGCGACTACACGCTATAAACACCGGATCTAGCACCTTCGTGCGCGGGAACAGTGCTTCGGTTATAGATGTTACATTT aagacaaaaaataaagcaCTCGAAGGGTGGGCAGTCAGGAAATTGGACGCACCAGCACTCGAAGGGGCCATAGCGCTCAAGAGAGAGACTGTTTTCAATGGTATATCTGGGAGAGGGGCTGAAGAAGTTACTCAATCGCTCAACGACCTTTTCCGCTTTGCTTGCAACGCCTCAATGCCCAAGCTTGGCAGCGGCGTGCGTCGACCCCCCAGTGTACTGGTGGAATGA